Proteins from a genomic interval of Betta splendens chromosome 10, fBetSpl5.4, whole genome shotgun sequence:
- the mgarpa gene encoding fibrous sheath CABYR-binding protein isoform X3 — protein MFACRAAWRRCGPLARGAAYRLPQHAMQRQMSSVPGGSREYLIYAVLCGGAFVGAVSYAYNNVVADNARYAERMAQLNAKLEAEWVPKPWPPKSKDDEDGGEEEPTGRSDVEEHEAAVADSAAEVEVMTEAPEVVAEAPEVVAEAPEVVAEAPEVVAEAPEVVAEAPEVVAEAPEVTQEVQAVAEVAEAVEEAAQELVITSEEPESTVLLAAASTLEVQKMVEGQEEWVPVDPVERNGATKLATEDVVVIEPAPKTETAALINVTPAEETPVPVDVAPAEIAPVDFAPDQVAPVDVTPAEDAPVPVDVAPADVTPAEDASVPVDVAPLGFAPVEVTPVDIAPAQVAPVDVEPAEDAPVPVHVAPAEIAPVDIAPAQVAPVDVAPAEDAPVPVDVAPAEIEPVDVAPDQVAPVNVTPAEDAPVPVDVAPSGLAPVDVAPVEENVPVHVEVTPAEDDVPVPVNVTPAEEGSVPMDVVPAEIAPVEVAPAEDASVPVDVAPAEESLSAAKEAAAEEAPTLAVAVIVEASEPVVVGPDEEVLLIPDQTHAVVEEATALMGEETSLEEVATSTAAGPVENLAEDSEAKYIVVVLEGKPKAEKMPKVLGVSPMTGRVIPAPDDEEVPMSE, from the exons ATGTTTGCCTGCAGAGCAGCGTGGCGGAGGTGCGGGCCGTTGGCTCGGGGAGCCGCCTACAGGTTGCCGCAACACG CCATGCAACGGCAGATGTCATCTGTTCCCGGTGGGTCAAGGGAGTACCTGATCTATGCTGTGCTATGTGGTGGAGCCTTTGTTGGTGCCGTGTCATAT gCGTACAACAACGTGGTCGCAGACAACGCCAGGTATGCTGAACGCATGGCACAACTCAATGCCAAATTAGAGGCAGAGTGGGTGCCTAAACCATGGCCACCTAAGA GCaaggatgatgaagatg GTGGAGAGGAAGAACCAACTGGAAGGAGTGATGTTGAGGAACATGAGGCTGCAGTTGCTGACAGCGCAGCAGAGGTTGAGGTCATGACCGAAGCTCCGGAGGTCGTGGCCGAAGCTCCGGAGGTCGTGGCCGAAGCTCCGGAGGTCGTGGCTGAAGCTCCGGAGGTCGTGGCCGAAGCTCCTGAGGTCGTGGCCGAAGCTCCTGAGGTCGTGGCCGAAGCTCCCGAGGTTACGCAGGAGGTGCAGGCAGTTGCAGAAGTGGCTGAagctgtggaggaggctgcCCAGGAACTGGTCATCACTTCTGAGGAGCCTGAAAGCACTG tgctGCTGGCAGCTGCCTCAACTCTGGAGGTACAGAAGATGGTTGAAGGGCAAGAAGAGTGGGTGCCAGTAGATCCTGTTGAAAGAAATGGGGCTACTAAGTTAGCAACAGAGGATGTAGTGGTAATAGAACCTGCACCAAAAACAGAAACTGCTGCACTAATTAACGTTACACCAGCAGAAGAGACTCCTGTACCAGTGGATGTTGCACCAGCTGAGATTGCACCAGTTGATTTTGCACCAGATCAAGTTGCCCCAGTTGATGTTACACCAGCAGAAGATGCTCCTGTACCAGTTGATGTTGCACCAGCTGATGTTACACCAGCAGAAGATGCTTCAGTACCAGTAGATGTTGCACCATTAGGGTTTGCACCCGTTGAGGTTACACCAGTTGATATTGCACCAGCTCAGGTTGCCCCAGTTGATGTTGAACCAGCAGAAGATGCTCCTGTACCAGTGCATGTTGCACCAGCTGAGATCGCACCAGTTGATATTGCACCAGCTCAGGTTGCCCCAGTTGATGTTGCACCAGCAGAAGATGCTCCTGTACCAGTAGATGTTGCACCAGCTGAGATTGAACCAGTTGATGTTGCACCAGATCAAGTTGCCCCAGTTAATGTTACACCAGCAGAAGATGCTCCTGTACCAGTGGATGTTGCACCATCTGGGTTGGCACCAGTTGATGTTGCACCAGTGGAAGAAAATGTTCCTGTACACGTTGAGGTTACACCAGCAGAAGATGATGTTCCTGTACCAGTTAATGTTACACCAGCAGAAGAGGGTTCTGTACCAATGGATGTTGTACCAGCTGAGATTGCACCAGTTGAAGTTGCACCCGCAGAAGATGCTTCAGTACCAGTGGATGTTGCACCAGCAGAGGAGTCTCTCTCAGCAGctaaggaagcagcagcagaagaggcTCCTACACTGGCTGTTGCAGTCATTGTTGAAGCCTCAGAACCAGTTGTTGTTGGACCAGATGAGGAGGTTTTGTTAATACCTGACCAGACCCATGCAGTCGTTGAAGAGGCTACAGCACTAATGGGGGAAGAAACCTCACTGGAAGAAGTGGCCACCAGCACAGCTGCGGGCCCTGTGGAAAACCTGGCAGAAGATTCTGAAGCAAAGtacattgttgttgttctggaGGGGAAACCCAAAGCAGAAAAGATGCCCAAGGTTTTGGGAGTGAGTCCTATGACTGGAAGGGTCATCCCGGCTCCGGATGACGAGGAAGTCCCCATGTCGGAG TAA
- the mgarpa gene encoding fibrous sheath CABYR-binding protein isoform X2 — protein sequence MFACRAAWRRCGPLARGAAYRLPQHAMQRQMSSVPGGSREYLIYAVLCGGAFVGAVSYAYNNVVADNARYAERMAQLNAKLEAEWVPKPWPPKSKDDEDGGEEEPTGRSDVEEHEAAVADSAAEVEVMTEAPEVVAEAPEVVAEAPEVVAEAPEVVAEAPEVVAEAPEVVAEAPEVTQEVQAVAEVAEAVEEAAQELVITSEEPESTVLLAAASTLEVQKMVEGQEEWVPVDPVERNGATKLATEDVVVIEPAPKTETAALINVTPAEETPVPVDVAPAEIAPVDFAPDQVAPVDVTPAEDAPVPVDVAPADVTPAEDASVPVDVAPLGFAPVEVTPVDIAPAQVAPVDVEPAEDAPVPVHVAPAEIAPVDIAPAQVAPVDVAPAEDAPVPVDVAPAEIEPVDVAPDQVAPVNVTPAEDAPVPVDVAPSGLAPVDVAPVEENVPVHVEVTPAEDDVPVPVNVTPAEEGSVPMDVVPAEIAPVEVAPAEDASVPVDVAPAEESLSAAKEAAAEEAPTLAVAVIVEASEPVVVGPDEEVLLIPDQTHAVVEEATALMGEETSLEEVATSTAAGPVENLAEDSEAKYIVVVLEGKPKAEKMPKVLGVSPMTGRVIPAPDDEEVPMSEGRRRLLRMQMQ from the exons ATGTTTGCCTGCAGAGCAGCGTGGCGGAGGTGCGGGCCGTTGGCTCGGGGAGCCGCCTACAGGTTGCCGCAACACG CCATGCAACGGCAGATGTCATCTGTTCCCGGTGGGTCAAGGGAGTACCTGATCTATGCTGTGCTATGTGGTGGAGCCTTTGTTGGTGCCGTGTCATAT gCGTACAACAACGTGGTCGCAGACAACGCCAGGTATGCTGAACGCATGGCACAACTCAATGCCAAATTAGAGGCAGAGTGGGTGCCTAAACCATGGCCACCTAAGA GCaaggatgatgaagatg GTGGAGAGGAAGAACCAACTGGAAGGAGTGATGTTGAGGAACATGAGGCTGCAGTTGCTGACAGCGCAGCAGAGGTTGAGGTCATGACCGAAGCTCCGGAGGTCGTGGCCGAAGCTCCGGAGGTCGTGGCCGAAGCTCCGGAGGTCGTGGCTGAAGCTCCGGAGGTCGTGGCCGAAGCTCCTGAGGTCGTGGCCGAAGCTCCTGAGGTCGTGGCCGAAGCTCCCGAGGTTACGCAGGAGGTGCAGGCAGTTGCAGAAGTGGCTGAagctgtggaggaggctgcCCAGGAACTGGTCATCACTTCTGAGGAGCCTGAAAGCACTG tgctGCTGGCAGCTGCCTCAACTCTGGAGGTACAGAAGATGGTTGAAGGGCAAGAAGAGTGGGTGCCAGTAGATCCTGTTGAAAGAAATGGGGCTACTAAGTTAGCAACAGAGGATGTAGTGGTAATAGAACCTGCACCAAAAACAGAAACTGCTGCACTAATTAACGTTACACCAGCAGAAGAGACTCCTGTACCAGTGGATGTTGCACCAGCTGAGATTGCACCAGTTGATTTTGCACCAGATCAAGTTGCCCCAGTTGATGTTACACCAGCAGAAGATGCTCCTGTACCAGTTGATGTTGCACCAGCTGATGTTACACCAGCAGAAGATGCTTCAGTACCAGTAGATGTTGCACCATTAGGGTTTGCACCCGTTGAGGTTACACCAGTTGATATTGCACCAGCTCAGGTTGCCCCAGTTGATGTTGAACCAGCAGAAGATGCTCCTGTACCAGTGCATGTTGCACCAGCTGAGATCGCACCAGTTGATATTGCACCAGCTCAGGTTGCCCCAGTTGATGTTGCACCAGCAGAAGATGCTCCTGTACCAGTAGATGTTGCACCAGCTGAGATTGAACCAGTTGATGTTGCACCAGATCAAGTTGCCCCAGTTAATGTTACACCAGCAGAAGATGCTCCTGTACCAGTGGATGTTGCACCATCTGGGTTGGCACCAGTTGATGTTGCACCAGTGGAAGAAAATGTTCCTGTACACGTTGAGGTTACACCAGCAGAAGATGATGTTCCTGTACCAGTTAATGTTACACCAGCAGAAGAGGGTTCTGTACCAATGGATGTTGTACCAGCTGAGATTGCACCAGTTGAAGTTGCACCCGCAGAAGATGCTTCAGTACCAGTGGATGTTGCACCAGCAGAGGAGTCTCTCTCAGCAGctaaggaagcagcagcagaagaggcTCCTACACTGGCTGTTGCAGTCATTGTTGAAGCCTCAGAACCAGTTGTTGTTGGACCAGATGAGGAGGTTTTGTTAATACCTGACCAGACCCATGCAGTCGTTGAAGAGGCTACAGCACTAATGGGGGAAGAAACCTCACTGGAAGAAGTGGCCACCAGCACAGCTGCGGGCCCTGTGGAAAACCTGGCAGAAGATTCTGAAGCAAAGtacattgttgttgttctggaGGGGAAACCCAAAGCAGAAAAGATGCCCAAGGTTTTGGGAGTGAGTCCTATGACTGGAAGGGTCATCCCGGCTCCGGATGACGAGGAAGTCCCCATGTCGGAG GGGAGGCGACGTCTTCTTAGGATGCAAATGCAGTAG
- the mgarpa gene encoding fibrous sheath CABYR-binding protein isoform X1, giving the protein MFACRAAWRRCGPLARGAAYRLPQHAMQRQMSSVPGGSREYLIYAVLCGGAFVGAVSYAYNNVVADNARYAERMAQLNAKLEAEWVPKPWPPKSKDDEDGGEEEPTGRSDVEEHEAAVADSAAEVEVMTEAPEVVAEAPEVVAEAPEVVAEAPEVVAEAPEVVAEAPEVVAEAPEVTQEVQAVAEVAEAVEEAAQELVITSEEPESTVLLAAASTLEVQKMVEGQEEWVPVDPVERNGATKLATEDVVVIEPAPKTETAALINVTPAEETPVPVDVAPAEIAPVDFAPDQVAPVDVTPAEDAPVPVDVAPADVTPAEDASVPVDVAPLGFAPVEVTPVDIAPAQVAPVDVEPAEDAPVPVHVAPAEIAPVDIAPAQVAPVDVAPAEDAPVPVDVAPAEIEPVDVAPDQVAPVNVTPAEDAPVPVDVAPSGLAPVDVAPVEENVPVHVEVTPAEDDVPVPVNVTPAEEGSVPMDVVPAEIAPVEVAPAEDASVPVDVAPAEESLSAAKEAAAEEAPTLAVAVIVEASEPVVVGPDEEVLLIPDQTHAVVEEATALMGEETSLEEVATSTAAGPVENLAEDSEAKYIVVVLEGKPKAEKMPKVLGVSPMTGRVIPAPDDEEVPMSEVSRNVLLMNGSILVH; this is encoded by the exons ATGTTTGCCTGCAGAGCAGCGTGGCGGAGGTGCGGGCCGTTGGCTCGGGGAGCCGCCTACAGGTTGCCGCAACACG CCATGCAACGGCAGATGTCATCTGTTCCCGGTGGGTCAAGGGAGTACCTGATCTATGCTGTGCTATGTGGTGGAGCCTTTGTTGGTGCCGTGTCATAT gCGTACAACAACGTGGTCGCAGACAACGCCAGGTATGCTGAACGCATGGCACAACTCAATGCCAAATTAGAGGCAGAGTGGGTGCCTAAACCATGGCCACCTAAGA GCaaggatgatgaagatg GTGGAGAGGAAGAACCAACTGGAAGGAGTGATGTTGAGGAACATGAGGCTGCAGTTGCTGACAGCGCAGCAGAGGTTGAGGTCATGACCGAAGCTCCGGAGGTCGTGGCCGAAGCTCCGGAGGTCGTGGCCGAAGCTCCGGAGGTCGTGGCTGAAGCTCCGGAGGTCGTGGCCGAAGCTCCTGAGGTCGTGGCCGAAGCTCCTGAGGTCGTGGCCGAAGCTCCCGAGGTTACGCAGGAGGTGCAGGCAGTTGCAGAAGTGGCTGAagctgtggaggaggctgcCCAGGAACTGGTCATCACTTCTGAGGAGCCTGAAAGCACTG tgctGCTGGCAGCTGCCTCAACTCTGGAGGTACAGAAGATGGTTGAAGGGCAAGAAGAGTGGGTGCCAGTAGATCCTGTTGAAAGAAATGGGGCTACTAAGTTAGCAACAGAGGATGTAGTGGTAATAGAACCTGCACCAAAAACAGAAACTGCTGCACTAATTAACGTTACACCAGCAGAAGAGACTCCTGTACCAGTGGATGTTGCACCAGCTGAGATTGCACCAGTTGATTTTGCACCAGATCAAGTTGCCCCAGTTGATGTTACACCAGCAGAAGATGCTCCTGTACCAGTTGATGTTGCACCAGCTGATGTTACACCAGCAGAAGATGCTTCAGTACCAGTAGATGTTGCACCATTAGGGTTTGCACCCGTTGAGGTTACACCAGTTGATATTGCACCAGCTCAGGTTGCCCCAGTTGATGTTGAACCAGCAGAAGATGCTCCTGTACCAGTGCATGTTGCACCAGCTGAGATCGCACCAGTTGATATTGCACCAGCTCAGGTTGCCCCAGTTGATGTTGCACCAGCAGAAGATGCTCCTGTACCAGTAGATGTTGCACCAGCTGAGATTGAACCAGTTGATGTTGCACCAGATCAAGTTGCCCCAGTTAATGTTACACCAGCAGAAGATGCTCCTGTACCAGTGGATGTTGCACCATCTGGGTTGGCACCAGTTGATGTTGCACCAGTGGAAGAAAATGTTCCTGTACACGTTGAGGTTACACCAGCAGAAGATGATGTTCCTGTACCAGTTAATGTTACACCAGCAGAAGAGGGTTCTGTACCAATGGATGTTGTACCAGCTGAGATTGCACCAGTTGAAGTTGCACCCGCAGAAGATGCTTCAGTACCAGTGGATGTTGCACCAGCAGAGGAGTCTCTCTCAGCAGctaaggaagcagcagcagaagaggcTCCTACACTGGCTGTTGCAGTCATTGTTGAAGCCTCAGAACCAGTTGTTGTTGGACCAGATGAGGAGGTTTTGTTAATACCTGACCAGACCCATGCAGTCGTTGAAGAGGCTACAGCACTAATGGGGGAAGAAACCTCACTGGAAGAAGTGGCCACCAGCACAGCTGCGGGCCCTGTGGAAAACCTGGCAGAAGATTCTGAAGCAAAGtacattgttgttgttctggaGGGGAAACCCAAAGCAGAAAAGATGCCCAAGGTTTTGGGAGTGAGTCCTATGACTGGAAGGGTCATCCCGGCTCCGGATGACGAGGAAGTCCCCATGTCGGAGGTATCACGTAATGTTTTATTGATGAACGGATCCATCTTAGTGCATTAG